In a single window of the Amycolatopsis sp. cg5 genome:
- a CDS encoding PQQ-binding-like beta-propeller repeat protein — MGQHHGWQGNQNPNQPQGYPPPPQNQPPGYPQQGQYPQYHQPHPGYDPQIGWRPGPNDWVSSEAPDLPKSKKKLWLWLAPVLALVVAAAVVVPIVLTSGDSPAPTGQPGPAPAATGSKNWQVRLDRPQYEKGFGSWEVGDTLVVAYQGQITAFAKGDGKQLWQAKPPAEGGKFCGVGTRPVNDQLAIGFGKELNDQGDANCKFAALLNLKTGQFGWQQPMEVPQSVTPEKARTGAALEIMGDVVVVAQNYGTIGLDLATGAQRWAKPVVKPTGDDQGNSAIVSMLPAKDKLIVSIAGFISDPAITFAYLDPATGELSQGKDYGTKDGDDRFGSPRLLSADPPVALINGGKHAVYLIMDEKFEKTGLIEAGKLGDPDGLHADGAGLEFTNNHQQGHRFLLSDGLFVSVTSIPLNGTNKLVAYDAASGAKKWERAIPDGRAIMPLAAEGGSVVVLISPATPDGDQRIARFTLADGSPGPVATYPVRTKSGGSPVTQDFQFFWHDERLWATRGPSNQFDYDVFSIGK, encoded by the coding sequence GTGGGGCAGCATCACGGATGGCAGGGAAACCAGAACCCGAACCAACCGCAGGGCTATCCGCCACCGCCGCAGAATCAGCCTCCTGGCTATCCCCAGCAAGGCCAGTACCCGCAGTACCACCAGCCCCACCCGGGTTACGACCCGCAGATCGGCTGGCGCCCCGGCCCCAACGACTGGGTCAGCTCCGAGGCTCCGGACCTGCCCAAGTCGAAGAAGAAGCTCTGGCTGTGGCTCGCGCCCGTGCTGGCGCTGGTCGTCGCCGCGGCGGTCGTGGTCCCGATCGTGCTCACCTCCGGCGACTCCCCCGCCCCGACCGGCCAGCCGGGTCCCGCGCCGGCGGCGACGGGTTCCAAGAACTGGCAGGTGCGCCTCGACCGCCCGCAGTACGAGAAGGGCTTCGGGTCGTGGGAGGTCGGTGACACGCTGGTCGTGGCGTATCAGGGCCAGATCACCGCGTTCGCCAAGGGCGACGGCAAGCAGCTCTGGCAGGCGAAGCCGCCCGCCGAGGGCGGCAAGTTCTGCGGGGTCGGCACCAGGCCGGTCAACGACCAGCTGGCCATCGGCTTCGGCAAGGAGCTCAACGACCAGGGTGACGCGAACTGCAAGTTCGCCGCGCTGCTGAACCTCAAGACCGGGCAGTTCGGCTGGCAGCAGCCGATGGAGGTGCCGCAGAGCGTCACCCCGGAGAAGGCACGCACCGGCGCCGCGCTGGAGATCATGGGCGACGTCGTGGTCGTCGCCCAGAACTACGGCACGATCGGCCTCGACCTGGCGACGGGCGCGCAGCGCTGGGCCAAGCCGGTGGTCAAGCCGACCGGCGACGACCAGGGCAACTCCGCGATCGTCAGCATGCTCCCCGCCAAGGACAAGCTGATCGTCTCGATCGCCGGGTTCATCAGCGATCCCGCGATCACCTTCGCCTACCTCGATCCCGCGACCGGCGAGCTGAGCCAGGGCAAGGACTACGGCACCAAGGACGGTGACGACCGGTTCGGCAGTCCCCGGCTGCTCTCGGCGGATCCGCCGGTGGCGCTGATCAACGGCGGCAAGCACGCGGTCTACCTGATCATGGACGAGAAGTTCGAGAAGACCGGCCTGATCGAAGCGGGCAAGCTCGGTGATCCGGACGGCCTGCACGCGGACGGCGCCGGCCTCGAGTTCACGAACAACCATCAGCAGGGCCACCGGTTCCTGCTCAGCGATGGCCTGTTCGTCAGCGTCACGTCGATTCCGCTCAACGGCACCAACAAGCTCGTCGCCTACGACGCCGCGTCCGGCGCGAAGAAGTGGGAGCGGGCGATCCCCGACGGCAGGGCGATCATGCCGCTCGCCGCCGAGGGCGGCTCCGTGGTGGTGCTCATCTCCCCCGCGACGCCCGACGGTGACCAGCGCATCGCCCGGTTCACCCTCGCCGACGGCTCGCCAGGCCCGGTCGCGACCTATCCGGTGCGGACGAAGAGCGGCGGCTCGCCGGTGACCCAGGACTTCCAGTTCTTCTGGCACGACGAGCGTCTGTGGGCCACGCGCGGCCCGTCCAACCAGTTCGACTATGACGTGTTCTCGATCGGGAAATAG
- a CDS encoding calcium:proton antiporter, translating to MAASRRSPLLSWTVVVPLLSVVVLAVSWGRDLGPVPVAVVALALAGTVLAAVHHAEVVAHRVGEPFGSLVLAVAVTVIEVALIVTMMASGGPEAASLARDTVFAAVMITMNGIAGISLMVGARRYGETHFNPEGSGAALATVATLATLSLVLPTFTSSTPGPEFSGTQLTFAALASLLLYGLFVLTQTVRHRDFFLPVETDGSVKAEEHAEPPTNKAALTSLGLLVVALVAVVGLAKVESPAIEAGVSAAGFPQSFVGVVIALLVLLPETLAAVRAAQRDRMQTSLNLAYGSAIASIGLTIPAIALASIWLTGPLLLGLGATQIVLLVLTVLVSALTVVPGRATRLQGGVHLVLLAGFLVLAINP from the coding sequence ATGGCCGCCTCCCGCAGATCCCCGTTGCTGTCCTGGACCGTGGTGGTTCCCCTGCTCAGTGTCGTCGTGCTGGCGGTGAGCTGGGGCCGTGACCTCGGGCCGGTGCCGGTGGCCGTGGTGGCGCTCGCGCTCGCGGGCACCGTGCTGGCCGCGGTGCACCACGCCGAGGTGGTCGCGCACCGGGTCGGCGAGCCGTTCGGGTCACTGGTGCTGGCGGTCGCGGTGACGGTCATCGAGGTCGCGCTGATCGTCACGATGATGGCCTCCGGCGGCCCCGAGGCCGCGTCGCTGGCGCGCGACACCGTGTTCGCCGCGGTCATGATCACCATGAACGGCATCGCGGGCATCTCGCTGATGGTCGGCGCGCGCCGCTACGGCGAGACGCACTTCAACCCCGAGGGCAGCGGCGCCGCGCTGGCGACCGTCGCCACGCTGGCCACCCTCAGCCTGGTGCTGCCGACCTTCACCTCCAGCACGCCGGGCCCGGAGTTCAGCGGCACCCAGCTCACCTTCGCCGCGCTCGCCTCACTGCTGCTCTACGGCCTCTTTGTGCTGACCCAGACCGTGCGGCACCGCGACTTCTTCCTGCCGGTCGAGACCGACGGCTCCGTCAAGGCCGAGGAGCACGCGGAGCCGCCGACGAACAAGGCGGCGCTGACCAGCCTCGGCCTGCTGGTCGTCGCGCTGGTCGCGGTGGTCGGGCTGGCCAAGGTCGAGTCACCCGCGATCGAGGCAGGCGTCAGCGCCGCCGGCTTCCCGCAGTCGTTCGTCGGCGTGGTGATCGCACTGCTGGTGCTGCTCCCCGAGACGTTGGCCGCCGTCCGGGCCGCGCAGCGCGACCGGATGCAGACCAGCCTCAACCTCGCCTACGGCTCCGCGATCGCCAGCATCGGATTGACGATCCCGGCGATCGCGCTCGCCTCGATCTGGCTGACCGGGCCGCTGCTCCTCGGCCTCGGCGCGACGCAGATCGTGCTGCTCGTGCTGACCGTGCTGGTGAGCGCGCTGACGGTGGTCCCGGGCCGGGCGACCCGCCTGCAGGGTGGCGTGCACCTGGTGCTGCTGGCGGGTTTCCTGGTACTCGCGATCAACCCGTGA
- a CDS encoding DUF998 domain-containing protein: MVPTPEQTMVHSYLFLRRVIGGVGMALPVVLIVGQFLLTGELLTSISGYYYGDLRDVFVGGMCAAGVFLLCYYGKTRTENFAGYVAGAGAIGLALCPTRPVNPTEVQQALGIAHVVCAAVFFLTLAYFCIGLFPEPVEPGTRQEARNRVYRACGWTILACLVLIVLSGRIFEEEIRALRPILWLESAATFAFGVAWMIKGHTLLRDKPAVAAEALTG, translated from the coding sequence ATGGTCCCCACCCCTGAGCAGACGATGGTCCACTCGTACCTGTTCCTGCGCCGCGTCATCGGCGGCGTCGGGATGGCGTTGCCGGTCGTGCTCATCGTCGGGCAGTTCCTGCTCACCGGGGAGCTGCTGACCTCGATCAGCGGGTACTACTACGGCGACCTGCGTGACGTCTTCGTCGGCGGGATGTGCGCGGCCGGGGTGTTCCTGCTCTGCTACTACGGCAAGACCCGGACCGAGAACTTCGCCGGGTACGTCGCGGGAGCGGGAGCGATCGGCCTCGCGCTGTGCCCGACCAGGCCGGTGAACCCGACCGAAGTCCAGCAGGCGCTCGGGATCGCGCACGTGGTGTGCGCGGCGGTGTTCTTCCTGACGCTGGCGTACTTCTGCATCGGGCTGTTCCCGGAGCCGGTCGAGCCGGGCACGCGCCAGGAGGCACGCAACCGGGTCTACCGGGCGTGCGGCTGGACGATTCTGGCGTGCCTGGTGCTGATCGTCCTTTCCGGACGGATCTTCGAGGAGGAGATCCGGGCGCTGCGGCCGATACTGTGGCTGGAATCCGCCGCGACGTTCGCCTTCGGTGTCGCGTGGATGATCAAGGGGCACACGCTGCTGCGCGACAAGCCGGCCGTGGCCGCCGAGGCGCTCACGGGTTGA